A genomic window from Salvia miltiorrhiza cultivar Shanhuang (shh) chromosome 5, IMPLAD_Smil_shh, whole genome shotgun sequence includes:
- the LOC131026109 gene encoding uncharacterized protein LOC131026109 codes for MANIAKLEFIALDISGKNYMSWTLDADIHLISRGLGETIKEGNKASDQDRAKALIFLRHHLHDDLKTEYLTVKDPQELWTNLKERFDHQNTVVLPKARYEWMHLRLQDFKSVSAYNSELFRIVSKLKLCGEKISDADMLEKTFSTFHASNVLLQQQYRERGFKKYSELISCLLVAEQNNELLLKNHELRSTGSAALPEANATFNHDNGRGRGNQRGRGRGRGRGRGYGRGHGRGKPHDATSSNKKHKASNEHNSYKKEGECQRCGMTGHWARTCRTAKHLADLYQDSIKGKGKKESNNVDFDGPIDITHLDVSNFFEDPKGDNIDQLIGGGVLEDNNMDTI; via the coding sequence ATGGCAAACATAGCCAAACTTGAGTTCATCGCCCTTGACATCTCGGGCAAGAATTACATGTCATGGACTCTTGATGCTGATATTCACCTGATCTCAAGGGGTCTAGGAGAAACTATCAAAGAAGGAAACAAAGCGTCCGACCAGGATCGCGCTAAGGCACTAATATTCCTTCGTCATCACCTTCATGATGACCTTAAGACAGAGTATCTGACTGTCAAAGATCCACAAGAATTGTGGACGAACCTCAAAGAAAGGTTTGATCATCAAAATACTGTCGTCCTTCCTAAAGCTCGTTACGAGTGGATGCATCTAAGACTACAAGACTTTAAGTCTGTGAGTGCTTATAATTCTGAATTATTTAGAATTGTTTCTAAATTGAAACTTTGTGGAGAGAAAATCAGTGATGCTGATATGCTTGAGAAAACATTCTCCACTTTTCATGCTTCTAATGTGCTGTTACAGCAACAATATAGAGAGCGTGGTTTCAAAAAGTATTCAGAATTAATATCTTGTTTGTTGGTTGCCGAGCAAAATAATGAATTGCTCTTGAAAAATCACGAACTCCGCTCCACCGGTTCCGCTGCATTGCCTGAAGCCAATGCAACTTTCAACCATGATAATGGACGTGGTCGTGGGAACCAACGTGGACGTGGGCGTGGACGTGGACGTGGACGTGGATATGGTCGCGGTCATGGACGTGGTAAACCACATGATGCAACCTCTAGCAACAAAAAGCATAAAGCATCCAACGAGCACAATTCATACAAAAAGGAAGGTGAATGCCAAAGGTGTGGTATGACAGGACATTGGGCACGTACTTGCCGAACAGCAAAACACCTTGCAGATCTATATCAAGATTCAATCAAGGGAAAAGGCAAGAAGGAGTCCAATAATGTTGACTTTGACGGTCCAATTGATATTACTCATTTAGATGTCTCCAACTTCTTTGAAGACCCAAAAGGAGATAATATAGATCAGTTGATCGGTGGTGGTGTGCTTGAAGACAATAATATGGACACTATTTAg